A region of the Clavelina lepadiformis chromosome 9, kaClaLepa1.1, whole genome shotgun sequence genome:
ttggtcgTAACTCGTGTGGGGCTATGGCTTAATGGTTTGGCTCCACACCTTAGGCCCAATACAAAAGTGCATGCTTTATTTTTGCAGCCACTGTCATCTAGCAATAggattgtttttgcaaaaacaggCCTAGAGGTTTTTTGATAACAATTAAACATGAACAAGAATAAATCCTTACAGCATGAAATTGATTACTGGAAAGGTAAGCATATTTGTTGTTTCCATAAAAGTCTGCTATGTTGTCTAGATGCTTTCTTGCTGTCCAGTTAAGTTGGTTGCAGTATATAAGTTGATATAATCATGTCTGATTTACTCAGTATGTCAATCACAAACCAGAAACTTTTAGTTATGATTAATGATATATAATCTGCacatttatttacttttacaaGATAAAATTTGTTACGAGACAGAACGTATTTTCAAGGTTTGATAATCCCTTAAAGAAGTGGGAACATTAGTGGTAAAATACCTGCCCGAAGCTATTTTTCTATAAGTTACTATTTTGCTTCTGTGACCCATAGATTAAGAACTCCAGTGCAAGCAGTAGCCTGTTGTGTAATTGCAATAAACCTAATTCGTCAATTATTCATATTGGTTACTTTACAGAGTTGATTACATTGCACAAACAATCAGGAGCAAACCAACATGGTACAAAGAGATATACTGCCAATCATGGCAAAGTAAATGGTACTTTCTCAGGCCACTATACTTGGACCAAAAAGAATCATGACAAAAAGTATAGTAACATTGTGTTTCTGTATGGACATGTGTAAGCATGGTGCATACTACATAGGctctgtaaaatgtttaaatatttagTATGTAGATGCTACATTCTAGTTTTCTATCTTTCACTTTTGTATGATAATGCTTAAACTTGTATTCCTCACAGTTTCTTccgtaaatgtttatttacaggTTTATTAAAAGCTCAAAGGTGAACACAAAGATACCAAGCACCAAGGTTGCCATGGCTCTGGCcattcttttgttttatgtttgctTCGGAAATTTGCTTGAATATATTTATCACTTTTGCTTAAACCTTTTTAGGCCAGTTGTCCACAAAATAGGAACTTTATTGCTCATACACATTCGAGGGTTCCACCTCAAACATCAGGCAAAGTCAGGTTGACAAATGCAAAATCCTTTTCCCCACCGTTGGATGACATGAAAGCAAACAAGTACAAATGGAAAAATGGTCACTCGTCCTCAATGCTTTCCAACGATGCTTACAAGCCACCTGCGAAACTAACAAAACTTGTTGACATGCCAGAAAGTGGaaagaaaattattgcaaCAAAACACAAACTGGTGAAAGTTGCAGGTTACAGCAGTCCAACCAAAAAGCTGAAGCTGAATCAAAATGTTGTTGGTAACTCTGTGAATGTGATAAACAAGGCTTCTCCATTCTGTTGGACCAAGGACAACTTGAAGCTGAACTTACCACAAAAGTTGCATCCAAAACATTCAATTTCATCTGGTAAAATTAAGGCTAAGACAGGATCATTGACAACAAGTACAAGGTAAGTTTTATTCCGAAAAGTTGAAAAGTAGTTACATATATGTATTGCTCTTAGTCCAGGAGCTGCTTTCGAGGCTTATGCTGCCTGAGAAAAGAAGTTTAGCCTAGCTTAATGAAATTGTTCTTTTAGACAAGCTCATGCCGAAATACATCAGCACAGTCCTGGGTCTTTTCCTAGGTCAACTGCAGGTAAACAGATTTTAAACAAGTACCGGTTACAAAGGACTCACCACAGACGGTTAGTAAAGGAAAGCTTATATatggttatacttttatgctGGGATTAAATTATGGTGATGttatttgcttttgttatGTGTACGTACATGACCTGCTACATGTTTTCAGAGCTTCCAAAGTTAATGTTAGTAAGAATCCTTACAAAGTCATAAAGAAATCACCTAAATcacttacaaacaaaacatctTATCACTTGAAATTGAGACAAAATGGTTATGAACATGTAAGTTTAGGATAGCAAATAAATTCAGTAAACATTTAGTTTCttttacatttacattatCACACTAAGGCTTACTCTAATGGCTTGCACATATATTGTGTTGGTAATGATTAGAATGCAACTTTTCACCACAAGCAACATCCCTCCATTAGAGGAGCAAGCAAGAAGAAATTGTTATTGCCCAGACACTCCGCAGGGTATTTTACTCATATTTTGTATCAAATATTTGGTCTCTATATATTATACCATAGCTTAGAATTTGATGGATATACTGTAGAAGCAAAATCAAGCTAACTTAGGTTTACGAACATTGTAATTGATTGTGCAGGTGTCTATGCGTCTCTGtgtatttattgtttgattttattagCTTGATATACACTTTTTTTGTCAGAGCATTAATCAAGAATAGTCGTTATAAACTGGTAAGAGCTGGTACTCAAACAAGAAGTCCCAAAACAGGAAATATTGTGCTCAGACGAAAAATATCCAGAGGTAACAAGTATTCTTTGGTGTTCTTTATTCTTGTTCTAAGCATGATCAGACGAGAATGTCTAACCTGGATGAGTAAATTGTgatgtgtttctttttcagTGAAGTCCCAATCGTCGAAACCCTTGCTTCATTTTCCTACCGTGAAACAACGATTGGCAAGGTAAGCAACGGACACAGAACATATAcgttgtatatatattttaagcTTCTTGTAGGTGTGTCTTAACATATTGTCCACTTGTGTTTAGTCAAGTTTTGCACAAGAGCCTTGAAACAATTCgttctaaaaacaaacatactAAGAAAAAGACCTACTGTTTGTTTTACAACAGGTAAGGTTGAAAACCTACACCAAACCTGGGttatttttttgccattagATTTAAATGTCAATGGCTTCGATACGTTTAGGTTTGGAAAGTGTAATAGGGGTGGAAAGTGCCCTTACACCCATGACCCAGAACGTGTTGCAATTTGCACAAGGTATGAAGTGTAGTAGACTTTACTGTGTAGTTTACTTTACTGTTTAGTGTAGTAGAAAGtgtgttttctttaaaagtaTCCAGATCTGTATCGATCTACAGCAAAATTgctcaaaattatttacagGTTTTTAAGGGGTACATGCAGAGATACCTGTTGCCTTTTTTCACACAAGCTCTCCAAGAAAAAGGTATTTAGCTACTGCTATGGGTATTCCAAGATCCAAACAGCAATTTAGTGTTCACTTTGTAGCCCTTTATCACACAGAATTAAGCACGTATTAAGAAGAACGTGAAATTCTAGACCTCACTAATGTACATTTTTAGGTACCAGTATgcagtttttatttaagaGGAAGATGCAGTACAAAAGACTGCCCATATCTGCATGTATTTGTCGGGCATAATGCACCTGTTTGTAAAGCATTTGCCACTGCTGGATACTGCACAAAAGCAGACAACGTGAGTGAAAAAGTCAACCTATTATATATACAAAGCACAgaagttttcaatttattttgtaagcTATTCACACATGCATGCTGGTTACAGTGCAAGGAGCAACATATCAGAGTTTGTTGGagtttttatcaaaatggTCATTGCGATCGAGGAGAGAAATGTAATCTACCTCACAGTAGGAAAACAAACAAGTATGCAGTTGATAATAATACACGCTGGTGACAGGATAAATTCCACAGTTTACCTTTTACCTGTTTTATAGGAAGAAAAAGAACACTCGAATTCCAGGAAAACCAGTGTTACAATCTCAAAGCTTGCAGTGTAGCCTACGGTATAAAAGGCAAGATGACACCGgtgttttttcaaattttttcgttaCTTGACTTTATTTGCAGGTCTATGGAAAGTGAAACTGCTTTTAATGATACCACTGGATTTATAAGTTTACCCAAGCAAAAATCTGATGCCCTACCGTTGACTGGGGAGATCTCAACAAAAGCTGAAATAACGGATTCACTAGGTGGACATATCTGTCTTAGGGATGTGTTCAACAAAATCATGATCGTCATTCAAATTAAGCTTTCAAAGACTGGGCTCTTTATAcattttaaggttttatttcaGGCAAGCAAGCAGTGGAAGTGAAGATGAGGATACAACCACGGTTAAAAATCAAGATTCATTCTTCACAATGAATCAGCAGGGTGGTATCATAagtgttgttatttttattcattttatgaGTACTATATGCAATGTATAAGATTTTACTTGGcctttttcaattgtttttgatttaataaaaaacatcaCACCAGCAATGTGCATTCTGGCATGATATTCATTGCAATAAGGGCAAAGTGACAGGCATGCACACAGTAGGGCATAAAATAGCAAGGCAAACAACAACTGAATTAACAATTTGCGTGGAATATTCTGATGTTGACAATTTTCATTGAAGGCAGC
Encoded here:
- the LOC143470558 gene encoding uncharacterized protein LOC143470558 isoform X2; amino-acid sequence: MNKNKSLQHEIDYWKELITLHKQSGANQHGTKRYTANHGKVNGTFSGHYTWTKKNHDKKFIKSSKVNTKIPSTKASCPQNRNFIAHTHSRVPPQTSGKVRLTNAKSFSPPLDDMKANKYKWKNGHSSSMLSNDAYKPPAKLTKLVDMPESGKKIIATKHKLVKVAGYSSPTKKLKLNQNVVGNSVNVINKASPFCWTKDNLKLNLPQKLHPKHSISSGKIKAKTGSLTTSTRQAHAEIHQHSPGSFPRSTAGKQILNKYRLQRTHHRRASKVNVSKNPYKVIKKSPKSLTNKTSYHLKLRQNGYEHNATFHHKQHPSIRGASKKKLLLPRHSAGALIKNSRYKLVRAGTQTRSPKTGNIVLRRKISRVKSQSSKPLLHFPTVKQRLASQVLHKSLETIRSKNKHTKKKTYCLFYNRFGKCNRGGKCPYTHDPERVAICTRFLRGTCRDTCCLFSHKLSKKKVPVCSFYLRGRCSTKDCPYLHVFVGHNAPVCKAFATAGYCTKADNCKEQHIRVCWSFYQNGHCDRGEKCNLPHSRKTNKKKKNTRIPGKPVLQSQSLQCSLRSMESETAFNDTTGFISLPKQKSDALPLTGEISTKAEITDSLGKQAVEVKMRIQPRLKIKIHSSQ
- the LOC143470558 gene encoding uncharacterized protein LOC143470558 isoform X1 → MNKNKSLQHEIDYWKELITLHKQSGANQHGTKRYTANHGKVNGTFSGHYTWTKKNHDKKFIKSSKVNTKIPSTKASCPQNRNFIAHTHSRVPPQTSGKVRLTNAKSFSPPLDDMKANKYKWKNGHSSSMLSNDAYKPPAKLTKLVDMPESGKKIIATKHKLVKVAGYSSPTKKLKLNQNVVGNSVNVINKASPFCWTKDNLKLNLPQKLHPKHSISSGKIKAKTGSLTTSTRQAHAEIHQHSPGSFPRSTAGKQILNKYRLQRTHHRRASKVNVSKNPYKVIKKSPKSLTNKTSYHLKLRQNGYEHNATFHHKQHPSIRGASKKKLLLPRHSAGALIKNSRYKLVRAGTQTRSPKTGNIVLRRKISRVKSQSSKPLLHFPTVKQRLASQVLHKSLETIRSKNKHTKKKTYCLFYNRFGKCNRGGKCPYTHDPERVAICTRFLRGTCRDTCCLFSHKLSKKKVPVCSFYLRGRCSTKDCPYLHVFVGHNAPVCKAFATAGYCTKADNCKEQHIRVCWSFYQNGHCDRGEKCNLPHSRKTNKKKKNTRIPGKPVLQSQSLQCSLRSMESETAFNDTTGFISLPKQKSDALPLTGEISTKAEITDSLGGHICLRDVFNKIMIVIQIKLSKTGLFIHFKVLFQASKQWK